One stretch of Nitrospiraceae bacterium DNA includes these proteins:
- a CDS encoding LptF/LptG family permease, translated as MRIYTIHKEILKELALTFCLSVVALNFILMMEKILKLSRLFSVVGASFFDLVKIILYLQPPMLILTLPMSLLVATLITYGRMNTDNEIIILKSSGMHFRMIAMPVFALGISCFLAGILVSFYLGPASMIKLRETVSNVLTSRAPAAIEEGVFTSIFKDIMVYVKNKPESNTVREVFVYDERNKKEPKVIMAKEGKISVTDEFRMSFYLKDGYIHFVKGDSSTEVYFAGYNMSMGFSGDPPSKKKNELTPLELYNEFKKQSGQDAVSFILEFHRRLSLPSVCLLLMLLGPPLSLIAGKTGRLGGLTLGLSVFVAFYILLIYGENMARNGKITHYLGGWAPVIVLGILAVFLFRRESNK; from the coding sequence ATGAGAATATATACAATACATAAAGAAATACTAAAAGAACTTGCGCTTACATTTTGCCTGAGCGTGGTTGCACTTAATTTTATACTGATGATGGAGAAGATTCTCAAGTTAAGCAGACTCTTCTCTGTTGTAGGCGCTTCTTTTTTTGATTTGGTAAAAATTATTCTTTATCTTCAGCCGCCGATGCTAATACTCACTCTTCCAATGTCTCTTCTTGTAGCAACTCTGATTACATACGGAAGGATGAACACGGATAATGAGATTATAATCCTGAAGTCAAGCGGTATGCATTTTAGAATGATTGCCATGCCTGTGTTTGCACTCGGGATAAGCTGTTTTCTTGCAGGCATACTTGTCAGTTTTTATCTCGGACCTGCAAGCATGATAAAACTCAGAGAGACAGTCTCAAATGTTTTGACAAGCAGGGCTCCAGCTGCAATTGAGGAAGGAGTTTTCACAAGTATATTTAAGGATATTATGGTTTATGTTAAGAATAAACCGGAATCAAACACGGTAAGAGAAGTTTTTGTTTATGATGAGAGGAACAAAAAAGAGCCCAAAGTCATAATGGCAAAAGAAGGGAAGATATCAGTCACTGATGAATTTAGAATGTCTTTTTATCTCAAAGACGGCTATATACATTTCGTTAAAGGAGACAGTTCAACAGAGGTTTATTTTGCTGGATATAATATGTCAATGGGTTTTTCCGGCGATCCGCCCTCAAAAAAAAAGAATGAGCTTACACCACTTGAGCTTTATAATGAATTCAAAAAACAGTCAGGGCAGGATGCTGTTTCATTTATTCTTGAATTCCACAGGAGACTGTCTCTGCCTTCGGTCTGTCTTTTGCTGATGCTTCTTGGTCCGCCGCTTTCGCTTATTGCCGGAAAGACAGGAAGATTAGGCGGGCTTACTCTGGGACTCTCTGTGTTTGTTGCTTTTTATATTTTACTTATATATGGAGAGAATATGGCAAGAAACGGAAAGATAACTCATTATCTTGGCGGATGGGCTCCTGTAATAGTGCTTGGAATATTAGCCGTATTTCTATTCAGAAGGGAAAGCAACAAATAA